One genomic window of Diospyros lotus cultivar Yz01 chromosome 8, ASM1463336v1, whole genome shotgun sequence includes the following:
- the LOC127808504 gene encoding uncharacterized protein LOC127808504 encodes MMLHGWDDEIMCRAFPLTLTGHARAWFNGLPETSISSFRQLKIEFIKVFIINSQRKKDATYLLSIRQGHKETLRHYVDRFRNAMLEICNLPIEMAVSAMFQETRLPPLQESLSLDPPKSLADLFVRANKYILHTEMMITIGENEDRERKRKERDNEEVLNQRKDRTRRLDAVGP; translated from the coding sequence ATGATGCTTCATGGATGGGACGATGAGATAATGTGTAGGGCATTCCCCTTAACCTTAACTGGGCACGCTCGGGCCTGGTTTAATGGTTTACCCGAAACATCCATTTCTTCATTCAGGCAGCTAAAAATAGAGTTTATCAAGGTATTCATTATTAACAGTCAAAGGAAGAAAGATGCaacgtaccttcttagcattcGACAAGGGCATAAGGAAACCTTACGTCACTACGTGGACAGATTTCGGAATGCTATGCTTGAGATTTGCAATTTGCCTATTGAAATGGCTGTGTCCGCTATGTTCCAAGAGACACGACTACCCCCTTTGCAAGAATCATTGTCTCTAGACCCGCCGAAATCTTTGGCAGACCTGTTTGTCAGAGCCAATAAGTACATACTCCACACAGAGATGATGATAACAATAGGGGAAAATGAAGatagggaaaggaaaagaaaagagcgAGATAATGAAGAAGTATTGAATCAGCGAAAAGACCGAACCAGGAGGTTAGATGCGGTTGGACCATAA